The following is a genomic window from Pan paniscus chromosome 6, NHGRI_mPanPan1-v2.0_pri, whole genome shotgun sequence.
GCAGAAAGTCCATTGGATTTGCCACGTTTCCCGAGGTGGTGGCTGTTTCCGAGTACAGGGCCACCAACATTCAGGAGAATGTCAGCTCCCCCGGTCCTAGTAGCCTACTCGTTATCAGTTTtgtaatcctttttctttttttgagatggagtcttgctcttgttacccaggctggagtacaatggtgccatctcgactcactgcaacctctgcctcccaggttcaaccaattctcccatctcagcctcccaagtagctgggattacaggcacctgccatcatgctcagcaaatttttgtatttttttttttttttcagttttaagggCATTTAATCAGGAGGAAAGGTTTGGAAAACGAACTCAGGTGTATTTATTGTTTAAGcagaaataaagtttaatttttgcTTGAAGATggttcttaatttcttttaatctaATTCCTAATCCTCACAACGATCTTTCCAACAGCAAGTTCAGTAAGTTCAGGTAACAGTACGTCACCATTGGCTTCTGGCTCACTGAGTGATGGTGGGATCGCGGTTTCATCTCTGTAAACTTGCCCTTGACTGGGGAGATACCATCTCCTTAAAAATACTCTTCATTTTCCTAAGGAGTGAACTGCTGCTGCACGAATTCTTATTTGTGGAGGGAGTAGCTGCCTCCTTACTTCACCTTCATGCACCAGTGCAGCATGAACAGGGGCTTTATTGATGGGGCTTGGGAAGCTGTAATAAAGTCCAGCATGCAGATTGGGAAGGTTTCGTATAGCCACCAGGAGACAAGGGTCAAAGGAACCAGCCTCTGTGGGCTCTGCTGCTTAGAGTACTTTGTCCTTTCTCAGTTCTTAAGGGCAACTGGGAAGGAAGAGGGATCAGCACTTCACAAACTGGTGGGTGACCTCATAGATTCCCACAGACTCCTGGGCCTTTTCATCATAGTCAGTCCAGTCCTTCTCCTGCAGATTAATGTCACTGAAGGCTGTCCCTGACTCCACACCTTCAGCAGCAAACCCAGCCTGCGGCTGGAAATCAACTGGTTCAAGGCCCCGGCACTCAAACTCCACTATTGTCTTGAAGTTCTCATTGTCTTCAGCATTGTAAGCCTTGATGGTGCTGCTTAAAATCTCGATGGAATTTTCTCTTGCACACAGCTTGCACTTCTGGACCATGGAAGCACTGCCACGGCCCCCCTTCAGTGCCACACTGTCCATCAGCCGGATGTACTGCCACTTGTCCGAAATCTCACCACAGTTGCCACATTTCATCTTCAGGTACCACCGGAAGTCCTTGCCCACGGGCCGGAGGTTGGTGATGTTCTCCAGCGTGGCTTTGAGTTGCAGCGCGATTTTCCCCATGGTAGCCCTCTCCGCCCGGTGCTGGCTGCGGCCGTTGCCGTTGCTTTCCGGCGCGTCGTAaaagcaatttttgtatttttttagagatgggatttcaccatgttggtcaggctagtcttgaactcctgacttcaggtgatccacctgcctcggcctcccaaagtgctgggattacaggcttgagtcaccacgcccggcctcttttttttctttttctctcttttttttttttttagagagagacatggtcttgctctgtggaccctgctggagtgcagtggtaggatcatggctaactgtagccttgaccttctgggtgcaagtgatccttccacctcagcttctggagtagctgggaccatggcatacaccaccatgcaccccactaactttgtatttttttgtacagatggtgtctcactatgttgcctaggctagtcttgaactcctggcctcaagcaatcctcctgcctcaacctctcaaataCCTCTGACTGTAGGCACAAGCCAACACGTACAGctaatgtaaaattttttttatagagatgagatcttactatgttgcccaggctggtctcgacctcctggcctcaggcaatcctcctgcctcagcctctcaagtagctt
Proteins encoded in this region:
- the LOC100975016 gene encoding CXXC motif containing zinc binding protein, with protein sequence MGKIALQLKATLENITNLRPVGKDFRWYLKMKCGNCGEISDKWQYIRLMDSVALKGGRGSASMVQKCKLCARENSIEILSSTIKAYNAEDNENFKTIVEFECRGLEPVDFQPQAGFAAEGVESGTAFSDINLQEKDWTDYDEKAQESVGIYEVTHQFVKC